The Streptomyces sp. Je 1-332 genome has a window encoding:
- a CDS encoding cytochrome P450, with product MLDSTLPLLAQGYAWLPDLSRRKGPGPVRTRLLGKPAIALRGPAAVAFFYDENHVRRRSALPEPVLSTLFGEGAVHTLDGTEHRGRKALFVSLLKDPSDVARLAQQVAAEWERSSKEWTAHPRVTLFDEVSLLITRAVCRWAGVPLTEGQDGEARRTARDLVAMVDGFATAGPRHWRARRARRRQEERLAELVEEMRPAGGTAADGAEPESVVRAVAVHRDADGELLDPRTAAVEILNVIRPTVAVTWYTVFGAHALHRNPALRQRLAQDRDGYGRAFAHEVRRFYPFAPFVAGLAPVDVEWHGETIPEGSLVLLDLYGQNHDPELWHDPYMFDPERFVGREPGRNELVPQGGGDASQGHRCPGEDITLAVLSTLLPRLAQLEYDVPEQDLRIPLNRMPTRPRSGFVIAAGH from the coding sequence ATGCTGGACAGCACCCTGCCGCTCCTCGCGCAGGGGTATGCGTGGCTTCCCGACCTGAGCCGCCGCAAGGGCCCCGGGCCCGTCCGCACACGCCTGTTGGGCAAACCCGCCATCGCACTGCGAGGACCGGCCGCCGTGGCCTTCTTCTACGACGAGAACCACGTACGGCGGCGTTCCGCCCTCCCCGAACCGGTGCTGAGCACGCTCTTCGGCGAAGGCGCGGTGCACACGCTTGACGGAACGGAGCACCGCGGACGTAAGGCACTCTTCGTCTCGCTCCTCAAGGACCCGTCCGACGTCGCCCGGCTGGCCCAGCAGGTGGCCGCGGAGTGGGAGCGGTCGAGCAAGGAGTGGACCGCTCATCCGCGGGTGACGCTGTTCGACGAGGTGAGCCTTCTGATCACGCGTGCCGTGTGCCGGTGGGCGGGAGTGCCGCTCACCGAGGGTCAGGACGGCGAGGCACGGCGCACCGCGCGTGATCTGGTGGCCATGGTCGACGGATTCGCGACCGCCGGTCCCCGGCATTGGCGGGCCCGGCGGGCCCGGCGGCGCCAGGAGGAGCGGCTGGCGGAGCTGGTCGAGGAGATGCGGCCGGCCGGTGGCACCGCGGCGGACGGCGCGGAGCCGGAGTCGGTGGTGCGGGCCGTGGCCGTGCATCGCGACGCCGACGGTGAGCTGCTCGATCCGCGAACCGCCGCCGTCGAGATCCTCAACGTCATCCGCCCCACCGTCGCCGTCACTTGGTACACCGTGTTCGGCGCCCATGCGCTGCACCGGAATCCGGCGCTACGGCAGCGGCTGGCCCAGGACCGTGACGGCTACGGCCGGGCGTTCGCCCACGAAGTCCGTCGCTTCTACCCGTTCGCGCCCTTCGTCGCGGGCCTTGCCCCGGTCGACGTGGAGTGGCACGGCGAAACGATCCCGGAAGGCTCGCTCGTCCTCCTCGACCTCTACGGCCAGAATCACGATCCGGAGCTGTGGCATGACCCCTACATGTTCGACCCGGAGCGTTTCGTGGGCCGCGAACCCGGTCGCAACGAGTTGGTTCCCCAGGGCGGCGGAGACGCGTCCCAGGGCCACCGCTGCCCCGGCGAGGACATCACCCTGGCGGTGTTGAGCACCCTGCTTCCACGACTCGCGCAGCTGGAGTACGACGTCCCGGAGCAGGACCTGCGTATCCCGTTGAACCGCATGCCGACGAGGCCCCGCAGCGGCTTTGTCATCGCTGCGGGGCATTGA
- a CDS encoding carbohydrate ABC transporter permease: protein MRDHSRDDARVRAGRALRLSLLIALALLFLIPFYLLVRNGLSSESDITSPEWTFFPSTMRWGNIEELFDDTSVPFARSLLNSSLIAVATTLGTLLLASLAGYGLARIPYRHANKVFYAILGTLMVPASVTFVPTFVLVSSLGWVSTLRGLIVPTLFSAFACFIFRQYFLGFPRELEDAARVDGLGYWRTYWRVVVPNSRPVFAAVGTIVFIGAWNSFLWPLVIGQDRDAWTVQVALSSFTTSQVIRLHELFIAAAVSIVPLLVVFLFFQRWIVAGVERSGIDD, encoded by the coding sequence ATGAGAGACCACTCGAGGGACGACGCCAGGGTCAGGGCGGGACGCGCGCTGCGGCTCTCGCTGCTCATCGCGCTCGCGCTGCTGTTCCTGATCCCCTTCTACCTCCTCGTGCGCAACGGCCTCTCGTCCGAGAGCGACATCACATCGCCCGAGTGGACCTTCTTCCCCTCCACAATGCGGTGGGGAAACATCGAGGAACTCTTCGACGACACGTCGGTGCCGTTCGCCCGCTCTCTGCTCAACTCCTCGCTCATCGCGGTCGCGACGACGCTCGGCACGCTGCTGCTGGCCTCACTCGCCGGCTACGGCCTGGCCCGCATCCCGTACCGCCACGCGAACAAGGTGTTCTACGCGATCCTCGGCACCCTGATGGTCCCGGCGTCCGTCACCTTCGTGCCGACGTTCGTCCTGGTGTCCTCGCTCGGCTGGGTGTCGACGCTGCGCGGTCTGATCGTCCCGACCCTGTTCTCCGCGTTCGCGTGCTTCATCTTCCGGCAGTACTTCCTCGGATTCCCACGGGAGTTGGAGGACGCGGCGCGTGTCGACGGGCTCGGTTACTGGCGCACGTACTGGCGGGTGGTCGTACCCAACTCCAGGCCGGTCTTCGCTGCGGTGGGCACGATCGTCTTCATCGGCGCGTGGAACTCGTTCCTGTGGCCGCTGGTCATCGGCCAGGACCGCGACGCGTGGACGGTGCAGGTGGCCCTGTCGTCGTTCACCACGTCGCAGGTGATCAGGCTGCACGAACTCTTCATCGCGGCCGCCGTGTCGATCGTGCCGCTGCTCGTGGTGTTCCTGTTCTTCCAGCGGTGGATCGTGGCGGGGGTGGAACGCTCGGGCATCGACGACTGA
- a CDS encoding LysM peptidoglycan-binding domain-containing protein, with protein MPAKGKHRRPKSSSLTRGIAAAGTGGAVLVLPVIGATAATAAPADAAAKPAAAPKTYVVAAGDTLSKIVREHSLSGGWKKLYQDNRDALGGDPALIHPGLKLTLGEKAPAERTDRSERKDASAAKPASAPAKKAYTNDLDGWIKESLDIMAQRGIPGSYEGIHRNIMRESSGNPLATNNWDVNAAAGTPSKGLLQVIAPTFDAYHVPGTSLDSFDPVANITAACNYAADRYGSIDNVNGPY; from the coding sequence ATGCCTGCAAAGGGTAAGCACCGCCGTCCCAAGTCCAGCTCACTCACCCGGGGCATCGCCGCCGCGGGCACGGGCGGGGCCGTGCTCGTACTCCCGGTCATCGGCGCGACCGCCGCCACCGCCGCGCCGGCAGACGCGGCCGCGAAGCCCGCCGCCGCCCCGAAGACGTACGTCGTGGCCGCGGGCGACACCCTCTCCAAGATCGTTCGCGAGCACTCGCTGAGCGGCGGCTGGAAGAAGCTGTACCAGGACAACCGTGACGCCCTCGGCGGTGACCCGGCACTGATCCACCCCGGCCTCAAGCTCACCCTCGGCGAGAAGGCCCCCGCCGAGCGGACGGACCGCTCCGAGCGCAAGGACGCGTCCGCCGCGAAGCCCGCCTCCGCCCCGGCGAAGAAGGCGTACACGAACGACCTCGACGGCTGGATCAAGGAATCGCTCGACATCATGGCCCAGCGCGGCATCCCCGGCTCCTACGAGGGCATCCACCGCAACATCATGCGCGAGTCCTCCGGCAACCCGCTGGCCACCAACAACTGGGACGTCAACGCTGCCGCCGGTACCCCGTCCAAGGGGCTCCTGCAGGTCATCGCGCCCACGTTCGACGCCTACCACGTGCCCGGCACCTCGCTGGACAGCTTCGACCCGGTCGCCAACATCACCGCCGCCTGCAACTACGCGGCCGACCGGTACGGCTCGATCGACAACGTGAACGGCCCGTACTAG
- a CDS encoding amidase, which produces MGKRSVAAMTAALVAGSLLAGVPNAGAQAAEHGTGRSSPPNRSALAPGMDLDTVTIPELQARMAGGSLTSSALTRAYLRRIEKVDPRIHSVLRTSPTALRQAAASDARHRRGKALGPLDGIPVLLKDNVNTRDMPTTAGSLALAGSPPDTDAALVTRLRKAGAVILGKTNLSEWANFRGAKPTSGWSAVGGQTNNPYVLDRNPCGSSSGSAAALAASLSQVAIGTETDGSIVCPAGMNGVVGHKPSLGLASPSGVVPISAEQDTAGPMARNVIDTALTLSVLSGGESEGKGFGGSLTAKGPAAAAHGADLRGKRIGLWRLPSLGSDVDAVMTRTAKKLRKAGAVVVEVTPPYQARLAELEFPALLSEFHRDIDAYLGTREGPRNLAELIEFNRDHPEEQTCFAGQELFEQALAAPPTTDPEYRAMRAELKDLSRRSIDETMAAHRLDAIAAPTNPPAWTTDCERGDNDVIPSSTPAAVAGYPSLSVPAGSVNELPVGVLLMAGDHQDGKLLTLGAAVEHRLKAWRAPRYLPTIGPGAPR; this is translated from the coding sequence ATGGGGAAGAGAAGCGTTGCCGCAATGACAGCCGCCCTGGTCGCGGGGTCCCTTCTGGCGGGCGTACCGAACGCTGGTGCGCAAGCAGCTGAGCACGGCACCGGTCGCTCGTCGCCGCCGAACAGGTCGGCTCTCGCACCCGGGATGGATCTGGACACCGTGACCATTCCGGAGTTACAGGCGCGTATGGCGGGCGGTTCGCTGACCTCGTCGGCCCTGACCCGGGCCTACCTTCGGCGGATCGAGAAGGTCGATCCCAGGATTCACTCGGTGCTGCGTACCAGCCCGACGGCCCTGCGCCAGGCAGCCGCCAGCGACGCAAGACACCGGCGTGGCAAGGCCCTTGGGCCGCTGGACGGCATACCCGTTCTGCTCAAGGACAACGTGAACACCCGTGACATGCCGACGACGGCCGGTTCGCTCGCGCTCGCCGGGAGTCCGCCCGACACCGATGCCGCGCTGGTGACCCGGCTGCGCAAGGCGGGGGCGGTGATCCTCGGCAAGACCAACCTCTCCGAGTGGGCCAACTTCCGTGGCGCAAAGCCGACTTCGGGGTGGTCGGCGGTGGGCGGGCAGACCAACAACCCGTACGTCCTCGACCGGAACCCATGCGGATCGTCGTCCGGCTCGGCCGCCGCGCTCGCCGCGTCGTTGTCGCAGGTCGCGATCGGCACCGAGACCGATGGCTCCATCGTGTGCCCGGCCGGGATGAACGGCGTCGTCGGCCATAAGCCCAGCCTCGGCCTGGCCAGCCCGTCGGGCGTGGTGCCGATCTCCGCCGAGCAGGACACGGCGGGGCCGATGGCGCGCAATGTAATCGACACCGCGCTCACACTTTCTGTTCTGAGCGGTGGCGAGAGCGAGGGCAAGGGCTTTGGCGGCTCGCTCACAGCCAAGGGCCCGGCAGCGGCAGCCCACGGGGCCGACCTCCGTGGGAAGCGGATCGGGCTGTGGCGTCTGCCCTCGCTCGGGTCGGACGTGGACGCGGTGATGACCCGTACGGCGAAGAAGCTGCGCAAGGCCGGGGCCGTGGTTGTCGAGGTGACTCCCCCGTACCAGGCTCGGCTCGCCGAGCTCGAGTTCCCGGCGCTGCTCAGCGAGTTCCACCGGGACATCGACGCCTATCTCGGCACGCGCGAAGGCCCCCGGAACCTCGCCGAGTTGATCGAGTTCAACCGCGACCACCCCGAGGAACAGACCTGTTTCGCCGGCCAGGAGCTGTTCGAGCAGGCACTCGCCGCGCCTCCCACCACCGACCCCGAATACCGGGCGATGCGCGCCGAGTTGAAGGACCTCTCCCGGCGTTCCATCGACGAGACCATGGCCGCTCACCGTCTGGACGCCATCGCCGCGCCCACGAACCCGCCGGCCTGGACGACCGACTGCGAGCGCGGCGACAACGACGTCATCCCGTCCTCCACGCCGGCGGCCGTCGCCGGATATCCGTCCCTTTCGGTACCCGCCGGGTCCGTGAACGAACTGCCCGTCGGCGTGCTCCTGATGGCCGGTGACCATCAGGACGGCAAGCTTCTGACGCTGGGGGCCGCGGTGGAGCACCGGCTGAAGGCCTGGCGGGCACCGCGCTACCTGCCGACGATCGGACCCGGCGCGCCACGGTGA
- a CDS encoding RidA family protein — translation MRRTAINPATWSVDMGFNQGEVVSGHTRTLYISGQTAMSEEGKPEHDGDMAAQLARSVDNLKSVLGEADMSLANLVRLNVYTTDVDLLFRHYGVLAGQLGAAGVAPTTTMLGVTRLAIPGQMVELEGTAVA, via the coding sequence GTGCGAAGAACGGCGATCAACCCGGCGACATGGTCGGTGGACATGGGCTTCAACCAGGGTGAGGTCGTCTCCGGGCACACCCGGACGTTGTACATCTCGGGGCAGACCGCGATGAGCGAGGAGGGCAAGCCCGAGCACGACGGCGACATGGCGGCGCAGTTGGCACGAAGCGTCGACAACCTGAAGTCCGTGCTCGGCGAGGCCGACATGTCTCTAGCGAACCTCGTCCGACTCAACGTCTACACGACGGACGTCGACCTACTGTTCCGGCACTACGGCGTACTGGCAGGGCAGTTGGGAGCCGCCGGCGTGGCGCCCACCACCACGATGCTCGGGGTGACGCGGCTGGCGATCCCCGGCCAGATGGTCGAGCTCGAAGGGACCGCCGTCGCGTGA
- a CDS encoding sugar ABC transporter permease — protein sequence MTTTAPREQKATGRRKLWGHQNRTLWFWVFVGPFLLGLGVFTYIPLGWSVYLSFFDAHNTVTPDDFVGLGNYTDMLRNEAFTDSLWTFLVFSLFIVPATYALSLALALMVHRQRRAQAFFRSVFFLPAACSYVVAALIWKMSIFNGVRFGLANTVLGWFGGDQIAWLSTTDPPWYWAVIVTVRLWLQAGFYMVLFLAGLQRISPTLYEAAAVDGARPGWQVFRHITFPQLRATSVAVVLLLVINAFQAFDEFYNLLSDSRGYPPYARPPLVYLYYTALGQGQNLGLGSAGAVLLALIIAVVTVGQAKWFGLGRKEAE from the coding sequence GTGACCACAACAGCCCCTCGCGAGCAAAAGGCAACAGGGCGAAGGAAGTTGTGGGGTCACCAGAACCGCACCCTCTGGTTCTGGGTGTTCGTCGGGCCCTTCCTGCTGGGCCTCGGCGTCTTCACGTACATCCCGCTCGGCTGGAGCGTCTACCTCAGCTTCTTCGACGCCCACAACACCGTCACCCCGGACGACTTCGTCGGCCTCGGCAACTACACCGACATGCTGCGCAACGAGGCGTTCACCGACAGCCTGTGGACCTTCCTCGTCTTCTCGCTCTTCATCGTGCCCGCGACCTACGCGCTCTCCCTCGCGCTCGCCCTGATGGTCCACCGGCAGCGCCGCGCCCAGGCGTTCTTCCGTTCGGTCTTCTTCCTGCCCGCCGCCTGCTCCTACGTCGTGGCCGCGCTCATCTGGAAGATGTCGATCTTCAACGGCGTACGGTTCGGGCTCGCCAACACCGTCCTCGGCTGGTTCGGCGGCGACCAGATCGCCTGGCTCTCGACCACCGACCCACCCTGGTACTGGGCCGTCATCGTCACCGTACGGCTCTGGCTCCAGGCGGGCTTCTACATGGTGCTCTTCCTCGCCGGGCTCCAGCGCATCAGCCCCACCCTCTACGAGGCGGCGGCCGTGGACGGGGCGCGGCCAGGCTGGCAGGTTTTCCGTCACATCACGTTCCCGCAGCTGAGGGCCACGTCCGTGGCGGTGGTCCTGCTCCTGGTCATCAACGCCTTCCAGGCGTTCGACGAGTTCTACAACCTGCTCTCGGACTCGCGCGGTTACCCGCCCTACGCCAGACCCCCACTCGTCTACCTCTACTACACGGCGCTGGGACAGGGGCAGAACCTCGGCCTCGGCAGCGCGGGCGCCGTCCTGCTGGCCCTGATCATCGCGGTGGTGACGGTGGGTCAGGCCAAGTGGTTCGGGCTCGGCAGGAAGGAGGCGGAATGA
- a CDS encoding sugar ABC transporter substrate-binding protein has protein sequence MTISRRGLLGAGAALGLLTGCGSNTGRDDGGSGNGPKLSQWYHQYGEQGTEQAVKKYAAAYKKANVTVQWRPGNYDEQTAAALLTDSGPDVFEVNGPSLDQIQGKQVADLTELFDGVKDDFNPAVLAPKTYDGRIWGIPQVVDMQMLYYRKSLLADAGVQPPKTLDELVDAAKKLTSKKTKGLFLGNDGGAGVLGGTPLYAAGLELVTADGKVGFDDPAAARALGKIHRLYADKSLLLGAPADWSDPSAFVQGLTAMQWSGLWALPTVQKELGDDFGVLPFPKDGSAGKPSVPVGAYAAAVSARSKHQKAGKDFLKWLWIDSADRQEDFALAYGFHIPARMSLAKRAEKLSKGAAADAVRYTTDHGHAEPLLWTPASRSAYQDALSRIIKDGASPDDELRKVVRKVSDELGRVKKKS, from the coding sequence ATGACCATCAGCCGCAGGGGACTGCTCGGGGCGGGCGCGGCGTTGGGGCTGCTCACCGGATGTGGCTCCAACACCGGCCGGGACGACGGTGGTTCAGGAAACGGGCCGAAGCTGTCGCAGTGGTACCACCAGTACGGCGAGCAGGGCACCGAGCAGGCCGTCAAGAAGTACGCCGCCGCCTACAAGAAGGCGAACGTCACCGTGCAGTGGCGGCCGGGCAACTACGACGAGCAGACCGCGGCCGCGCTCCTCACCGACTCGGGACCCGACGTCTTCGAGGTCAACGGCCCCTCCCTCGACCAGATCCAGGGCAAGCAGGTCGCCGACCTCACCGAGCTGTTCGACGGCGTCAAGGACGACTTCAACCCTGCCGTCCTCGCCCCGAAGACGTACGACGGCAGGATCTGGGGCATCCCTCAAGTCGTCGACATGCAGATGCTCTACTACCGCAAGAGTCTGCTCGCCGACGCGGGTGTCCAGCCGCCGAAGACGCTGGACGAACTCGTGGACGCCGCGAAGAAACTCACGTCGAAGAAGACGAAGGGCCTGTTCCTCGGGAACGACGGAGGCGCCGGTGTCCTGGGCGGCACGCCCCTCTACGCGGCCGGCCTCGAACTCGTCACCGCCGACGGAAAGGTCGGCTTCGACGACCCGGCGGCAGCCCGCGCCCTCGGCAAGATCCACCGGTTGTACGCCGACAAGTCGCTGCTCCTGGGCGCGCCCGCCGACTGGTCCGACCCGTCGGCGTTCGTCCAGGGACTGACCGCCATGCAGTGGTCGGGCCTGTGGGCGCTGCCCACCGTGCAGAAGGAACTGGGCGACGACTTCGGTGTCCTGCCGTTCCCGAAGGATGGTTCCGCGGGCAAGCCGTCGGTGCCGGTCGGGGCGTACGCCGCCGCGGTCAGCGCCCGCAGCAAACACCAGAAGGCCGGCAAGGACTTCCTCAAGTGGCTGTGGATCGACAGCGCCGACCGGCAGGAGGACTTCGCCCTCGCGTACGGATTCCACATCCCGGCCCGCATGTCCCTGGCGAAGAGGGCCGAGAAGCTCAGCAAGGGCGCGGCGGCCGACGCCGTGCGCTACACCACGGACCACGGCCACGCCGAACCCCTCCTGTGGACCCCGGCCAGCAGGAGCGCGTACCAGGACGCCCTGAGCCGCATCATCAAGGACGGCGCGAGCCCCGACGACGAACTCAGGAAGGTCGTGCGCAAGGTGTCCGACGAACTCGGCCGGGTGAAGAAGAAGTCGTGA
- a CDS encoding WYL domain-containing protein: MRADRLVSLVLLLRQRGRLTADTLARELEVSTRTVLRDIEALSSAGVPVYAERGRHGGFALSPGFRTELTGLNHDEALALLTAGSGRGEQAFGLGSALVSAMRKVVDALPESHRATASDAAQRFLVEPQTDLLSRRVDIDDVPGTTMIEVRRAVLAGHKLRIHYAATGQAPRWRTVDPIGLVTARDRSYLLATRSGADRTYRLSRVLAAEELPETAQRPDRVDLDRIWRERSAQFLAGGDHITVLLRVSSARREELLDTALAVRAEDPDADGWLRLEVTFQDARHAEWALWQLGIDAEALSPQSLRTSLRNRATALADRYGESAIPVLPDREPRRDDAVCG; the protein is encoded by the coding sequence ATGCGCGCCGACCGGCTGGTCTCACTGGTGCTGCTGCTGCGTCAGCGCGGTCGGCTGACCGCGGACACGCTCGCCCGCGAGCTGGAGGTATCCACCCGCACGGTGCTGCGCGACATCGAGGCGCTGTCATCGGCCGGAGTCCCGGTCTACGCCGAACGCGGCCGGCACGGCGGTTTCGCGTTGTCGCCCGGTTTCCGGACCGAACTCACCGGCCTGAACCACGATGAGGCCCTCGCGCTGCTGACCGCCGGATCGGGGCGCGGCGAGCAGGCGTTCGGCCTCGGCTCTGCGCTCGTATCGGCCATGCGGAAGGTGGTCGACGCGCTGCCCGAAAGCCACCGTGCCACCGCGAGCGACGCGGCACAGCGGTTCCTCGTCGAGCCGCAGACCGACCTGCTCTCACGCCGGGTGGACATCGATGACGTACCCGGCACGACCATGATCGAGGTACGGCGCGCGGTGCTCGCCGGACACAAGCTGCGCATCCACTACGCGGCCACGGGCCAGGCACCGCGGTGGCGCACGGTGGACCCGATCGGCCTGGTGACCGCACGCGACCGCAGCTACCTGCTGGCCACGAGATCCGGGGCCGACCGCACCTACCGGCTGTCGCGGGTACTGGCCGCCGAGGAACTCCCCGAAACGGCGCAGCGTCCCGACCGGGTCGACCTTGACCGGATCTGGCGTGAACGCTCGGCCCAGTTCCTGGCCGGCGGCGACCACATCACCGTGCTGCTACGGGTGAGTTCGGCGCGGCGGGAGGAGTTGCTGGACACCGCGTTGGCCGTCCGCGCGGAAGACCCCGACGCGGACGGCTGGCTGCGGCTGGAGGTGACCTTCCAAGACGCACGGCATGCCGAATGGGCGCTGTGGCAGCTCGGCATCGACGCGGAAGCCCTGTCCCCCCAGTCGCTGCGCACGTCCCTGCGCAACCGCGCCACCGCGCTTGCCGACCGCTACGGAGAATCGGCCATCCCGGTGCTGCCCGACCGAGAGCCTCGAAGGGACGACGCGGTGTGTGGCTGA
- a CDS encoding glycosyltransferase encodes MRVLIVTAGSWGDVAPFTGLGVRLRSAGHEVVLATHERFEQAVTAHGLGFRPLPVDPRQELASQDGQGLARAVSPPVAMARLMRMARAFMPRLTAGVADAVREGTDVVLSSTVTDPMCAALGEALDVPSIGVYLQPVHPTGAFPPLISGARSLGAYGNRLAAQALWLGSDPIFAPAVSALRRELGLPRRRFGGPLGLPRGRSVLHGFSPRIVPRPADWPSGHEVGGYWWPPVTPDWQPDPRLVDFLDAGPPPVFAGFGSFVTADSGRLSTLLADALRRAKVRGIIQAGWSGLHAENDDLITVQEVPHAWLFPRTAAVIHHAGAGTTAAGLRAGTPSVPVPVQLDQNFWATRLHTLGLSPRPVRYQRLTVDRLSQAVTTAVHSPVLRARAQDTAASLAREDGTRQVLDAIERLGRR; translated from the coding sequence CTTTCACCGGACTGGGCGTGCGACTGCGCTCGGCGGGACACGAGGTGGTCCTCGCCACCCACGAGCGCTTCGAGCAGGCGGTGACCGCCCACGGCCTCGGCTTCAGACCCCTGCCGGTCGACCCACGGCAGGAACTGGCATCGCAGGACGGCCAGGGCCTCGCCAGAGCGGTCAGCCCGCCCGTGGCCATGGCGCGATTGATGCGCATGGCGCGGGCGTTCATGCCCCGGCTGACGGCCGGGGTCGCGGACGCCGTGCGAGAAGGCACCGATGTGGTGCTGAGCTCCACGGTCACCGACCCCATGTGCGCGGCGCTCGGCGAGGCACTGGACGTGCCGAGCATCGGGGTCTACCTCCAGCCGGTCCACCCCACGGGCGCCTTTCCGCCGCTCATCAGCGGCGCCCGCTCCCTCGGGGCGTACGGCAACCGCCTGGCCGCCCAGGCCCTGTGGCTCGGCAGCGACCCCATCTTCGCCCCCGCGGTCAGCGCCCTGCGCCGCGAACTGGGCCTGCCGCGCCGCCGGTTCGGTGGTCCGCTCGGCCTGCCGCGCGGGCGTAGCGTCCTGCACGGCTTCAGCCCGCGGATCGTCCCCCGCCCCGCCGACTGGCCCTCGGGACACGAGGTGGGCGGCTACTGGTGGCCCCCGGTCACCCCCGACTGGCAGCCGGATCCGCGACTGGTGGACTTCCTCGACGCGGGGCCACCGCCGGTGTTCGCCGGCTTCGGCAGTTTCGTCACCGCCGACTCCGGGCGGCTGAGCACCCTGCTCGCCGACGCCCTGCGCCGCGCGAAGGTGCGCGGCATCATCCAGGCCGGCTGGAGCGGCCTGCACGCCGAGAACGACGACCTGATCACCGTCCAGGAAGTCCCGCACGCCTGGCTGTTCCCCAGGACAGCCGCCGTCATCCACCACGCGGGCGCCGGCACCACCGCGGCCGGTCTGCGCGCCGGAACCCCTTCGGTTCCCGTCCCCGTCCAGCTCGACCAGAACTTCTGGGCCACCCGCCTGCACACCCTGGGCCTTTCACCGCGGCCGGTGCGCTACCAACGCCTGACCGTGGACCGTCTCTCCCAGGCGGTCACCACGGCTGTCCACAGTCCCGTCCTGCGGGCCCGCGCCCAGGACACGGCCGCCTCCCTCGCCAGGGAGGACGGCACTCGGCAGGTCCTCGACGCGATCGAGCGACTCGGCCGACGGTGA